CGCCGGCGCCTTCTGGACGGGCATGGTCGATTTCGTCGGCGGCAAGTCCGCTGAAGAGGCCGCTGGCGAAATCCAGAGCGCCTGGGACGGCATCAAGTAATCCTTCAAAATGATGCCGCCGGCTTGCCGGCGGCATGGCTTGCATGACTGGCCGGGTTCGCAAAGAGCCCGGCCATCGCAGCATATATTGTGATCAGGCAATCAAAGAGATTGACGGTGACCGGGGTCGACCCGTCAGAATTAAAAACCGATCGGAATAAGATCAGGGGAAGCAGGGGAGGGACGAAATGCTGTCGCAGATAGTGTCCGCTTTGGGTGTCGTGGTCGCCGCCGTGATCGCGTGTTCGGCCTATTTCTATTTTTCGAACAAGATCCTGGATCTCGCACTGCCAGTGAAGGATGGCGACATCCGCGCCGCATCGCGCAATCTCAACCGCCGCGCATTGATCCGGCCATGGTTGTTCATCGGCCCGGCGCTGTTCCTGCTCATCGTCTATCTCGTCTATCCCGTCGTTGCGACCTTCATCCTCTCCTTCTACGACCGCGCCGGTCTGCAGTTCGTCGGCCTCGCCAACTACAAATGGGCGCTCGGCGACCGCGAATTCCGCCAGTCGATCTTCAACAACATCCTCTGGCTCGCGGTGGTGCCTGCTGCCTGCACCTTCTTCGGCCTCGTCATCGCCGTGATGACCGATCGCATCTGGTGGGGCAATATCGCCAAGAGCATCGTCTTCATGCCGATGGCGATCTCCTTTGTCGGCGCCTCGGTCATCTGGAAATTCATTTATGAGTATCGCGGCGGCAACGACGTCCAGATCGGCCTGCTGAACGCTATCGTCCAGACCTTCGGCGGCACGCCGGAGGTGTGGATCTCCATTCCCTTCTGGAACAACTTCTTCTTGATGATTATTCTGATCTGGATCCAGACCGGTTTCGCCATGGTCATCCTGTCGGCCGCTCTTCGCGGCATTCCGGAAGAGACGATCGAAGCCGCCGTCATCGACGGCGCCAATGGCTGGCAGATCTTCTGGCGCATCATGGTGCCGCAGGTCTGGGGCTCCATCGCCGTCGTCTGGACGACGATCACCATCCTCGTCCTCAAGGTCTTCGACATCGTGCTGACCATGACCAACGGCCAATGGCAGACGATGGTGCTGGCGAACCTGATGTTCGACTGGATGTTCCGCGGTGGCGGCGATTCCGGCCGAAGTGCCGTCATCGCCATCATCATCATGCTCGCCGTCACGCCGATCATGGTCTGGAACGTGCGCCGCGCCAATCGCGAACTGAAGGGGCACTGAGATGACCGCTATCGGAAGCTACTTCAAGATCGGCCCCGCCCGGCTCTTCGTTCATCTCGCCGTTCTGCTGATCGTCATCATCTGGCTCATCCCGACGCTCGGCATCTTCGTCAGCGCCCTGCGCGACAAGGACCAAATCGTCGTCTCCGGCTGGTGGACGGCCTTCGTCGGCTCGACGCAAACCGCCGCGGTCCGCCTCGGTACACCCGACCAGCAAAAGCAAGAGGGCGCCAGCTACGTCATCTCAGGCAATGTGCTGGAAGGCCAGACCGGCCGCGAGGTGAAGGCCTTCGGCAACCGCGTGCAGCAGCCGGCCGCCTTCAAGGCCGGTGAGACCGCCGATCTCGGCGACGGTGAAACCCTCCAGATCAACAGCGACGGCAGTTATCGCTATGTGAAGAACGCCGCCTTTTCGCCCGACCAACGCCCGCGGCGCATCTATGCATCCGTCTCGGCGCCGCCGGAATTCACGATGCAGAACTACAACACGGTTCTGACTGGCGAGGGCATCGGCCAATCCTTCATCAACTCGCTGACCGTGACGATCCCGGCGACGATCATCCCGATCCTGATTGCCGCTTTCGCGGCCTATGCGCTCAGCTGGATGGAGTTTCCCGGCCGCGGGCTTCTGATTGCGCTCGTCGTCGGCCTCATCGTCGTGCCGCTGCAGATGTCGCTGATCCCGCTGCTGCGTCTCTACAACGAGATCGGCAACATGCTCGGCGAGCCGTCGAAGACCTATCCCGGCATCTGGCTGGCTCATACCGCTTTCGGCATGCCGCTCGCCATCTATCTCTTGCGGGCCTATATCGCCGGCCTGCCGAAGGAGATCATCGAATCCGCCCGTGTCGACGGCGCGAGCGATTTCGAGATCTTCGTCCGCATCGTATTACCTCTCTCCTTCCCGGCACTCGCCTCCTTCGCCATCTTCCAGTTCCTGTGGGTGTGGAACGACCTGCTCGTCGCCATGGTCTTCCTCGGCACCGACAAGGACCACATCGTGCTGACCGGCAGCCTGAACGCGCTGCTCGGCTCACGCGGCGGCAATTGGGAGATTTTGACGGCGTCAGCCTTCGTCACCATCATCGTGCCGCTGCTCGTCTTCTTCGGGCTGCAGCGTTACCTGGTGCGCGGTCTGCTGGCGGGTTCGGTCAAGGGAGGCTGATCATTCCCGAACGTGACTTCAAACAGGATATTCCATGAACGTGGCTCCCCAATCGATCTCGACCCCTGACAAGGACTGGTGGCGCGGCGCGGTGATCTACCAGATCTACCCGCGCTCCTACCAGGATTCGAACGGCGACGGCATCGGCGATCTTAAAGGCATCACCGCCCGCCTGCCGCATGTGGCAAGCCTTGGCGTCGATGCGATCTGGATCTCGCCCTTCTTCACCTCGCCGATGCGCGATTTCGGGTATGACGTTTCCGACTACGAGAATGTCGATTCGATCTTCGGCACGCTGGTGGATTTCGACACGATGATCGCCGAGGCCCATCGCCTCGGCATCCGCGTGATGATTGACCTCGTCATCTCCCACAGCTCGGATCAGCATCCCTGGTTCGTGCAAAGCCGCTCCAGCAAGACCAACGCCAAGGCCGACTGGTATGTCTGGGCCGACGCCAAGCCGGACGGCACGCCGCCGAACAACTGGCTGTCGATCTTCGGCGGCTCGGCATGGGCGTGGGATCCGACGCGCATGCAATATTACCTGCACAATTTCCTGACCTCGCAGCCGGACATGAACCTGCATAACCCTGAGGTGCAGGACCGTCTGCTCGATGTCGTACGCTTCTGGCTCAATCGCGGCGTCGACGGCTTCCGCCTCGACACCATCAATTTCTATTTCCATGACACGCAACTGCGCGACAATCCGGCGCTTGCGCCCGAGCGCCGCAACGCCTCGACGGCGCCGGCGGTCAATCCCTATAATTTTCAGGAGCATCTCTACGACAAGAACCGGCCCGAAAACCTTGCCTTCCTGAAGCGCTTCCGCGCCGTTCTCGAGGAGTTCCCGGCGATCGCCGCCGTCGGCGAAGTCGGCGACAGCCAGCGCGGCCTCGAAATCGTCGGTGAATACACCTCCGGCAACGACAAGATGCATATGTGCTATGCCTTCGAATTCCTGGCGCCCGATCCGCTGACGCCGGAGCGGGTCGAGGAGGTGATGCAGGATTTCGAAGCCGCAGCACCGGATGGCTGGGCCTGCTGGGCCTTCTCCAATCACGACGTCATGCGCCATGTCAGCCGCTGGGGTGGGCTGGTCGCCGATCACGACGCCTTTGCCAAGCTTTATGCCTCGTTGCTGATGACCATGCGCGGCTCCGTCTGCCTCTATCAGGGCGAGGAACTGGCGCTGACGGAGGCCGATCTCGCCTATCAGGATCTCCAGGATCCCTATGGCATCCAGTTCTGGCCGGAATTCAAGGGCCGCGACGGCTGCCGCACGCCGATGGTCTGGGACAGCCAGGTCGCCCAGGGCGGCTTCTCGACGGTCAAGCCCTGGTTGCCGGTGCCGGTCGAGCATATCCTGCGTGCCGTCAGCGTTCAGCTGGGCGACGAGGCTTCCGTGCTGGAGCACTATCGCCGCTTCATCGCCTTCCGTAAGCTGCACCCGGCTTTTGCCAAAGGCGAGATCGAGTTCGAGGAAACACAGGGCGATACGCTGCTCTTCACCCGTGAATACGGCAATGAGAAGCTGCTCTGCATCTTCAACATGAGCCCGGCCGAGGCCGCCGTCATTCTGCCTGCGGGAGAATGGCAGGCATTGACGGGCCACGGCTTTACCAGCAACAACTATGGCGACAAGATCGATATTCCGGCCTGGGGGGCGTATTTCGCCCGTCTTGCCTAAGGAACAGGGGAGAGAGAAATGACTGGACTGACGCTGAAGGATATCCGCAAATCCTACGGTTCCGTGGACGTTCTCCACGGTATCGACCTCGATATCAAGCAGGGCGAATTCATCGTCTTCGTCGGTCCGTCCGGCTGTGGCAAGTCCACGCTTCTGCGCATGATCGCCGGTCTCGAGGCGATCACCGGCGGTGAGATGTATATCGACGGCCATCTCGTCAATGACGTGCCGCCCTCCAAGCGCGGCATCGCCATGGTCTTCCAGTCCTATGCGCTCTACCCGCATATGACCGTGTTCGATAACATGGCTTTCGGCATGAAGATCGCCGGCGAAAGCAAGCAGGAAATCGATCGCCGCGTCAAAGCGGCGGCCGAGAGCCTGCAGCTGACCCAATATCTCGGTCGCCTGCCGAAGGCGCTTTCCGGCGGCCAGCGCCAGCGCGTGGCGATCGGCCGCGCCATCTGCCGCGATCCCAAGGTCTTCTTGTTCGACGAGCCGCTGTCCAACCTCGATGCGGCGCTGCGCGTCGCGACCCGCATCGAGATCGCCCGCCTGAACGAACAGATGGCCGATACGACGATGATCTACGTCACCCATGACCAGGTCGAGGCGATGACGCTCGCCGACCGCATCGTCGTTCTCTCCGCCGGCAATATCGAGCAGGTCGGTGCGCCGTTGGACCTCTACGAGCGCCCGGCAAACCTCTTCGTTGCGAAATTCATCGGCTCGCCGGCGATGAACATCATCCCTGCGACGATATCAGGGACCGGAAGCCAAACGACGGTGACGCTGACAGGCGGCATGTCGGTGACGCTGGATGTGGCGACCGACGCGACGGAAATGGGCAAGCAGGCAAGCTTCGGCGTTCGTCCGGAGGATCTCGGGGTTGCCGACGGCGCCGACTACCTTTTCGAAGGTGAAGTGTCGATCGTCGAAGCGCTCGGTGAAGTGACGTTGCTTTATATCGAGGGCCTGGTTCCCGGCGAGCCGATCGTCGTCAAGTTGCCCGGCATCTACGATGTGAAGAAGGGCCAGCGGATGCGGTTTGCCGCCGACAGGCAGAAGTTGCATCTCTTTGATGCAACCGGTCATACCTACCGGAAATGAGGCGGCCATTTTTGGGGTGATTACCCCAGGAATTGTGCAGGACGGGCCGAATTCTCACTTTCTGTTAAAGATCGGCTGCTACCTTTTCCTCGTCAATTTATGAGGGGGATAAGCACGTGGCCGCTTCCAATCCGTCACAGCCAAAATCTCATTTCCTGAGCAAGGAAGAATCCTTCATGTACGACCGCGAGGCGCGGTTCAAAATGGAGGACACGATGAATGCCGCGCGCATCGAATATACGGAGAAGGGCGTCATGCACGCGGCTTCGCGCCGCTGCGACATTGTCCGGATCTCGATGAGCAGCGCGACACTCGCGATCCTGACTCAGTTCAGCCTGCCGAAGCAGTTCTATCTGGATATTCCGGATGCCCGCATCACCAAGGTCGGCTGCCTGCTGATGAAGGTCAACGTCAACAATACGATCGACGTGCGCTTCCTGCGCCTGCTGACGCAGAAGGAGCTGAACAAGATCTTCGTCTACAGCACCCATCCGGCCCACCGCGACTACGTTCTCGATATCCGGGCCTGAGGGACCATCCGACTGAAATCAAAAACCCACGGGGTGCTGCGCGCGCCCCGTGGGTTTTTGTCTGTCTCCAGTGACCACGCTCAGTGGTGGAAGAGCACGCTCGCACCCTGGTCCGAAGGTCCGACGGCGCGGCGGAACGGTGCGAAGAGCTCGCGGCCCATGCCGAATTCATTGTCGGAGAGATCGACGGTCACCGGCTCGCGCTCGGCCAAATCGGCCGCATCGACGAGCAGCTCGAGCGTGCCTTTGATCGCGTCCAGGCGAATGATGTCGCCCTCGCGGATGCGGGCGATCGGACCGCCATCGACCGCTTCCGGGGTGACGTGGATCGCCGCCGGCACCTTGCCGGATGCGCCCGACATACGACCGTCGGTCAGCAGCGCCACGCGGAAGCCGCGGTCCTGCAGCACGCCCAGCGGCGGCGTCAGCTTGTGCAATTCCGGCATGCCGTTCGCCTTTGGACCCTGGAAGCGCACGACAGCGATGAAATCGCGGTTGAGCTTGCCTTCCTTGAAGGCATCCTGCAGCTCTTGCTGGCTGTGGAAAATGATCGCCGGCGCCTCGATGATGTGACGCTCCGGCTTGACGGCCGATATCTTGATGACCGCCTTGCCGAGATTGCCGCGCAGCATCTTCAACCCGCCATTCGCTTGGAACGGCGTCTCGATGCTGGAGAGCACTTTGGGATCGACGCTTTTTTCCGGCGACGGCTCGCGCAGGACGGCACCATTTTCGCCGAGACGGGCGTCGACCGTATAGGCATCAAGACCCTGGCCGAAGACGGTGCGCACGTCGTCATGCACCAGGCCGTGCTTCAAGAGTTCCTTGATGAGGAAACCCATGCCGCCGGCCGCCTGGAAATGGTTCACGTCGGCAAGTCCGTTCGGATAGACGCGGGCAAGCAGCGGGACGATTTCCGAAAGCTCGGCAATGTCCTGCCAGGTGAGCTGGATGCCGGCTGCCCGCGCCATGGCGACGAGGTGTAGCGTATGATTGGTCGAGCCGCCGGTCGCATGCAGGCCGACGACGCCGTTGACGACCGAGCGTTCGTCGATCATCTCGCCCGCCGGCGTGAATTCGTTGCCGAGCGCGGTGATCGCCAGCGCGCGCTTGGCAGCTTCGCGCGTCAGCGCTTCGCGCAGCGGGGTGCCGGGATTGATGAAGGAGGAGCCCGGCATGTGGAAGCCCATGATCTCCATCAGCATCTGGTTGGAATTGGCGGTGCCATAGAAGGTGCAGGTGCCGGGACCGTGATAGGATTTCGATTCCGCTTCCAGCAGTTCGGCGCGTCCGACCTTGCCCTCGGCGAAGAGCTGGCGCACGCGCGACTTCTCGTCGTTCGGCAGGCCTGTGGTCATCGGGCCGGCCGGAACGAAGATCGACGGCAGGTGCCCGAAGGACAGTGCCGCGATCACCAGGCCCGGCACGATCTTGTCGCAGACGCCGAGGAAGAGGGCGGCATCGAACATGTTGTGCGACAGGCCGACGCCCGCCGACATGGCGATCAGGTCGCGCGAGAAGAGCGAGAGTTCCATGCCTGGCTGTCCCTGGGTGACGCCATCGCACATCGCCGGCACGCCGCCTGCCACCTGCGCTACGCCGCCTGCTTCGGCCGCCGCCTCGCGGATGATCGCCGGATAGGTCTCGAACGGCTGGTGGGCCGAGAGCATGTCGTTATACGCGGTGATGATGCCGAGATTGGCGATGCGGTCGCCGGCAAGCGCATCCTTGTCGGAGGGGGAACAGACCGCGAAGCCGTGGGCGAGGTTGGCGCAGCCAAGCACCGAGCGCTGCACGCTCTGCGAGGCGGCCGCGCGCAGGCGTTCGAGATAGCGTTCGCGGGTGGGCTTCGAGCGTTCGACGATGCGATCGGTGATCGCAGAAATGCGTGCATGAGCGGACATGGAAAATCCCTGCCTTGTTCGTTGTCTCTATCTGTTTCGGCGGCTCCGGCCTAGATCTGAATTTCAGATCTGCGGCGGATCAGGGAGCCCAGTAGATCTCGACCGGGGAAGTGGCCCGGCGCAGAATGGCGCGGATCGGCATTTCTGCCTCTTCACCGCTGCCTTCCGCCTTGGCGAGAACGTCTTTTTTGCCTTCGCCCTCTATATGGAGA
The Rhizobium leguminosarum DNA segment above includes these coding regions:
- a CDS encoding alpha-glucosidase encodes the protein MNVAPQSISTPDKDWWRGAVIYQIYPRSYQDSNGDGIGDLKGITARLPHVASLGVDAIWISPFFTSPMRDFGYDVSDYENVDSIFGTLVDFDTMIAEAHRLGIRVMIDLVISHSSDQHPWFVQSRSSKTNAKADWYVWADAKPDGTPPNNWLSIFGGSAWAWDPTRMQYYLHNFLTSQPDMNLHNPEVQDRLLDVVRFWLNRGVDGFRLDTINFYFHDTQLRDNPALAPERRNASTAPAVNPYNFQEHLYDKNRPENLAFLKRFRAVLEEFPAIAAVGEVGDSQRGLEIVGEYTSGNDKMHMCYAFEFLAPDPLTPERVEEVMQDFEAAAPDGWACWAFSNHDVMRHVSRWGGLVADHDAFAKLYASLLMTMRGSVCLYQGEELALTEADLAYQDLQDPYGIQFWPEFKGRDGCRTPMVWDSQVAQGGFSTVKPWLPVPVEHILRAVSVQLGDEASVLEHYRRFIAFRKLHPAFAKGEIEFEETQGDTLLFTREYGNEKLLCIFNMSPAEAAVILPAGEWQALTGHGFTSNNYGDKIDIPAWGAYFARLA
- the edd gene encoding phosphogluconate dehydratase; the encoded protein is MSAHARISAITDRIVERSKPTRERYLERLRAAASQSVQRSVLGCANLAHGFAVCSPSDKDALAGDRIANLGIITAYNDMLSAHQPFETYPAIIREAAAEAGGVAQVAGGVPAMCDGVTQGQPGMELSLFSRDLIAMSAGVGLSHNMFDAALFLGVCDKIVPGLVIAALSFGHLPSIFVPAGPMTTGLPNDEKSRVRQLFAEGKVGRAELLEAESKSYHGPGTCTFYGTANSNQMLMEIMGFHMPGSSFINPGTPLREALTREAAKRALAITALGNEFTPAGEMIDERSVVNGVVGLHATGGSTNHTLHLVAMARAAGIQLTWQDIAELSEIVPLLARVYPNGLADVNHFQAAGGMGFLIKELLKHGLVHDDVRTVFGQGLDAYTVDARLGENGAVLREPSPEKSVDPKVLSSIETPFQANGGLKMLRGNLGKAVIKISAVKPERHIIEAPAIIFHSQQELQDAFKEGKLNRDFIAVVRFQGPKANGMPELHKLTPPLGVLQDRGFRVALLTDGRMSGASGKVPAAIHVTPEAVDGGPIARIREGDIIRLDAIKGTLELLVDAADLAEREPVTVDLSDNEFGMGRELFAPFRRAVGPSDQGASVLFHH
- a CDS encoding carbohydrate ABC transporter permease; this encodes MLSQIVSALGVVVAAVIACSAYFYFSNKILDLALPVKDGDIRAASRNLNRRALIRPWLFIGPALFLLIVYLVYPVVATFILSFYDRAGLQFVGLANYKWALGDREFRQSIFNNILWLAVVPAACTFFGLVIAVMTDRIWWGNIAKSIVFMPMAISFVGASVIWKFIYEYRGGNDVQIGLLNAIVQTFGGTPEVWISIPFWNNFFLMIILIWIQTGFAMVILSAALRGIPEETIEAAVIDGANGWQIFWRIMVPQVWGSIAVVWTTITILVLKVFDIVLTMTNGQWQTMVLANLMFDWMFRGGGDSGRSAVIAIIIMLAVTPIMVWNVRRANRELKGH
- a CDS encoding carbohydrate ABC transporter permease, coding for MTAIGSYFKIGPARLFVHLAVLLIVIIWLIPTLGIFVSALRDKDQIVVSGWWTAFVGSTQTAAVRLGTPDQQKQEGASYVISGNVLEGQTGREVKAFGNRVQQPAAFKAGETADLGDGETLQINSDGSYRYVKNAAFSPDQRPRRIYASVSAPPEFTMQNYNTVLTGEGIGQSFINSLTVTIPATIIPILIAAFAAYALSWMEFPGRGLLIALVVGLIVVPLQMSLIPLLRLYNEIGNMLGEPSKTYPGIWLAHTAFGMPLAIYLLRAYIAGLPKEIIESARVDGASDFEIFVRIVLPLSFPALASFAIFQFLWVWNDLLVAMVFLGTDKDHIVLTGSLNALLGSRGGNWEILTASAFVTIIVPLLVFFGLQRYLVRGLLAGSVKGG
- a CDS encoding ABC transporter ATP-binding protein, which codes for MTGLTLKDIRKSYGSVDVLHGIDLDIKQGEFIVFVGPSGCGKSTLLRMIAGLEAITGGEMYIDGHLVNDVPPSKRGIAMVFQSYALYPHMTVFDNMAFGMKIAGESKQEIDRRVKAAAESLQLTQYLGRLPKALSGGQRQRVAIGRAICRDPKVFLFDEPLSNLDAALRVATRIEIARLNEQMADTTMIYVTHDQVEAMTLADRIVVLSAGNIEQVGAPLDLYERPANLFVAKFIGSPAMNIIPATISGTGSQTTVTLTGGMSVTLDVATDATEMGKQASFGVRPEDLGVADGADYLFEGEVSIVEALGEVTLLYIEGLVPGEPIVVKLPGIYDVKKGQRMRFAADRQKLHLFDATGHTYRK